The following are from one region of the Hemiscyllium ocellatum isolate sHemOce1 chromosome 41 unlocalized genomic scaffold, sHemOce1.pat.X.cur. SUPER_41_unloc_35, whole genome shotgun sequence genome:
- the LOC132808876 gene encoding uncharacterized protein LOC132808876 produces MTTGRTRERRSLPAVRDGVKHAGECASPSPPGAGLPAGPDSLRAACPELPAELPVIHTEWAPAPHPHPLTPRHSQGPGQSGESRTALQFASWIQRIAACSPAPPPPAPFPGDGCVVWSATRHLGGSGTESLSPPTLGLTMEVIRSSHAPRLSTRARTRNLTSVAAKAYLLAQELCHRSRHLVDLYVSSPPHPRSLCSLSLGTDHNVLTPGESSD; encoded by the exons ATGACAACCGGCCGCACCAGGGAGAGACGCTCACTGCCTG CTGTGCGGGATGGGGTTAAACATGCCGGTGAGTGTGCCTCTCCATCTCCGCCTGGAGCAGGATTGCCTGCTGGCCCGGACTCGCTCCGTGCTGCTTGTCCTGAGCTGCCGGCAGAGCTTCCCGTAATCCACACGGAATGGGCCCCTgcgcctcacccccaccccctcactccccggcATTCCCAAGGTCCGGGCCAGTCCGGAGAGTCCCGCACAGCCCTGCAGTTCGCTTCCTGGATACAGAGGATCGCTGCctgctcccccgcccccccccccccagcccctttCCCCGGGGACGGGTGTGTGGTCTGGTCTGCTACAAGACACCTGGGGGGCTCCGGGACCGAGAGCCTGTCACCCCCCACTCTGGGGCTGACCATGGAAGTGATCCGCA GCAGCCACGCCCCACGCCTGTCCACCCGTGCCCGGACCCGGAACTTGACCTCCGTTGCTGCCAAGGCCTACCTGTTGGCGCAGGAATTATGCCACCGAAGCCGGCACCTGGTGGATCTCTACGTGagttcacccccccacccccggt